In the genome of Pseudomonas sp. LBUM920, one region contains:
- a CDS encoding MFS transporter: MDNSNSLPLGSAAAPAKERSTSSRIKSIFSGSVGNMVEWYDWYVYAAFSLYFAKAFFPKGDTTAQLLNTAAIFAVGFLMRPIGGWLMGLYADRAGRKAALMASVLLMCFGSLIIALSPGYETIGVGAPILLVFARLLQGLSVGGEYGTSATYLSEMATKERRGFFSSFQYVTLISGQLIALAVLIVLQQVLTTEQLYDWGWRIPFAIGALCAVVALYLRRGMEETESFTKKAKAKESAMRTLMRHPKELMTVVGLTMGGTLAFYTYTTYMQKYLVNTVGMSISDSTTISAATLFLFMCLQPIVGGLSDKVGRRPILIAFGILGTLFTVPILTTLHTIQTWWGAFFLIMAALIIVSGYTSINAVVKAELFPTEIRALGVGLPYALTVSIFGGTAEYIALWFKSIGMETGYYWYVTACIAVSLVVYVTMKDTRKHSRITTD, encoded by the coding sequence ATGGATAACTCCAACTCCCTGCCTCTGGGGTCGGCGGCTGCGCCGGCAAAAGAACGCAGTACTTCCAGCCGGATCAAATCGATTTTCAGCGGCTCGGTCGGCAACATGGTCGAGTGGTACGACTGGTACGTCTACGCCGCCTTCTCGCTGTACTTCGCCAAAGCCTTCTTTCCGAAAGGCGACACTACCGCCCAACTGCTGAACACCGCCGCGATCTTCGCCGTGGGCTTCCTGATGCGCCCGATCGGTGGCTGGCTGATGGGGCTGTACGCCGACCGTGCCGGTCGCAAAGCGGCCTTGATGGCTTCGGTGCTGTTGATGTGCTTCGGCTCACTTATCATCGCCCTGAGCCCGGGTTATGAAACCATCGGCGTCGGCGCACCGATCCTGCTGGTGTTCGCCCGCCTGCTGCAAGGTCTGTCGGTGGGTGGCGAGTACGGTACCTCGGCCACTTACTTGAGTGAAATGGCAACCAAGGAACGTCGCGGTTTCTTCTCCAGCTTCCAATACGTGACGCTGATTTCCGGCCAACTCATCGCGCTGGCAGTATTGATTGTGCTGCAACAGGTGCTCACCACCGAACAACTGTACGACTGGGGCTGGCGCATCCCGTTCGCCATCGGCGCCCTGTGCGCAGTGGTCGCGCTGTACCTGCGTCGTGGCATGGAAGAAACCGAGTCGTTCACCAAAAAGGCAAAGGCCAAGGAAAGCGCCATGCGCACCTTGATGCGCCACCCCAAGGAACTGATGACCGTGGTCGGCCTGACCATGGGCGGCACCCTGGCGTTCTACACCTACACCACCTACATGCAGAAATACCTGGTGAACACGGTGGGCATGAGCATTTCCGACTCCACCACCATTTCGGCGGCCACGCTGTTTCTGTTCATGTGCCTGCAACCCATTGTCGGCGGGCTGTCGGACAAGGTTGGCCGCCGGCCGATCCTGATCGCCTTCGGCATCCTCGGCACCTTGTTTACCGTGCCGATCCTCACCACCCTGCACACCATCCAGACCTGGTGGGGCGCGTTTTTCCTGATCATGGCGGCACTGATCATCGTCAGCGGCTATACCTCGATCAACGCGGTGGTGAAGGCCGAACTGTTCCCTACGGAAATTCGTGCCTTGGGCGTGGGCCTGCCGTATGCGCTGACCGTGTCGATCTTCGGCGGTACGGCTGAATACATCGCGCTGTGGTTCAAGAGCATTGGCATGGAAACCGGTTACTACTGGTATGTGACGGCCTGTATTGCAGTGTCGCTGGTGGTCTACGTGACCATGAAAGACACCCGCAAGCATTCGCGCATTACCACGGACTGA
- a CDS encoding flavin reductase family protein has protein sequence MSDDIHFYEPANGHGLPHDPFNAIVGPRPIGWISSHDREGRLNLAPYSFFNAFNYIPPIIGFSSVGRKDSLNNIEQTGEFVWNLATRPLAEQMNQSCAAVSPEVNEFELSGLTPVASKIVGVPRVGESPVSFECKVTQIIQLQRADKELVPSWLVLGEVVAVHIAKWLLKDGIYDTAAAEPILRGGGPADYFQIEPQALFKMYRPGATQR, from the coding sequence ATGTCTGACGATATCCATTTCTACGAACCCGCCAATGGCCACGGCCTGCCTCATGACCCGTTCAATGCCATCGTCGGGCCACGGCCGATTGGCTGGATTTCCTCCCACGACCGCGAAGGCCGCCTGAATCTGGCGCCCTACAGCTTCTTCAATGCGTTCAATTACATTCCGCCGATCATTGGGTTTTCCAGCGTCGGGCGCAAAGACAGCCTGAACAACATCGAACAGACCGGCGAATTCGTGTGGAACCTGGCCACTCGCCCGTTGGCCGAACAGATGAACCAGAGTTGCGCGGCGGTATCGCCAGAGGTCAACGAGTTCGAGCTGTCCGGCCTGACGCCGGTCGCCTCGAAAATCGTCGGCGTGCCGCGCGTGGGCGAAAGTCCGGTGTCGTTTGAATGCAAAGTGACGCAGATTATTCAGCTGCAGCGCGCCGACAAAGAGTTGGTGCCGAGCTGGCTGGTGCTTGGCGAGGTGGTCGCGGTGCACATTGCCAAGTGGCTGCTCAAGGATGGGATCTACGACACGGCCGCCGCCGAGCCGATCTTGCGCGGTGGTGGCCCGGCGGATTACTTCCAGATAGAGCCGCAGGCGTTGTTCAAGATGTATCGCCCAGGCGCCACTCAGCGCTGA
- a CDS encoding antibiotic biosynthesis monooxygenase family protein, with product MSTPIPASHMAFIRARNGCSTELGARLSSLIEPGRQSQGCLQFSLQHSQVDPDVWLICGFWSSEQAMSAYFNSPALMIFTELLNDMVVRSMDFQTFTDASAAHAYGEYLQLAG from the coding sequence ATGTCCACCCCCATTCCCGCGAGCCATATGGCCTTTATCCGTGCCCGTAACGGGTGCAGCACCGAACTCGGTGCACGCTTGAGCAGTTTGATTGAACCGGGCCGTCAGTCTCAGGGTTGCCTGCAATTCTCGTTGCAGCATTCCCAAGTGGATCCCGATGTGTGGCTGATCTGCGGCTTCTGGAGCAGCGAGCAGGCGATGAGCGCCTACTTCAATTCGCCCGCCTTGATGATCTTTACCGAGCTATTGAACGACATGGTGGTGCGCAGCATGGACTTCCAGACCTTTACCGATGCATCCGCTGCGCATGCCTACGGCGAGTACCTGCAACTGGCCGGTTGA